From Desulfuribacillus stibiiarsenatis, a single genomic window includes:
- a CDS encoding MBL fold metallo-hydrolase, with amino-acid sequence MSWYRIGILVLVMIVLFGIVIWYYYTRPLYIGPVSAHFDGRQFYYKESNTFRDTIKWLREMEMVIWPDWINDPLQKAPEEYVKMGEIKVTYINHATVLIQVDEVNILTDPIWSERAGWDGRVGVKRIRAPGIAFEDLPRIDVILISHDHFDHLDLPTINQLIKEYNPQILVGLGVKSVIGTKRSSKITEMDWWQDWTLPYTDIKFTFVPARHNSGRSIIGRNRTLWGGFVIEGSGGNIYFAGDTGYDELFLEINKRFGSFQLTILPIGSYEKRWYMIHHHMNPDDAVRAHMTLESLQSIGIHYATFNEHPEQAVDAHEKDLLIALEKYGLPKAKFWVLGFGEGRYVITVDEDEREVE; translated from the coding sequence ATGAGTTGGTATAGGATTGGAATATTAGTATTGGTTATGATTGTACTCTTCGGAATTGTGATTTGGTATTATTATACGCGCCCACTTTATATAGGACCAGTATCTGCACATTTTGATGGGAGGCAATTCTACTATAAAGAAAGTAATACATTTAGAGATACTATAAAATGGCTTAGGGAAATGGAGATGGTTATTTGGCCAGATTGGATTAATGACCCACTGCAAAAGGCTCCAGAAGAATATGTGAAGATGGGTGAAATAAAAGTTACGTATATTAATCACGCAACCGTATTGATTCAAGTGGATGAGGTTAACATTCTTACCGATCCAATCTGGTCGGAAAGGGCCGGTTGGGATGGCAGAGTAGGAGTAAAGCGAATTCGCGCACCAGGAATAGCATTTGAGGATTTGCCTAGAATTGATGTGATTCTGATTAGTCATGATCATTTTGATCACTTAGACTTACCTACAATTAACCAGTTAATAAAAGAGTATAACCCTCAAATATTAGTAGGATTAGGCGTAAAATCGGTAATTGGTACGAAACGTTCATCGAAGATCACAGAAATGGATTGGTGGCAAGATTGGACATTGCCTTATACGGACATAAAGTTCACATTTGTTCCTGCCCGACACAATTCTGGGAGGTCGATTATTGGACGTAATCGCACATTATGGGGAGGATTTGTGATTGAAGGTTCTGGGGGAAACATCTATTTTGCAGGGGATACAGGGTATGATGAATTGTTTTTGGAAATCAATAAACGTTTTGGTAGCTTTCAATTAACGATATTACCTATAGGCAGCTATGAGAAAAGGTGGTATATGATTCACCATCATATGAATCCAGATGATGCTGTCCGAGCACATATGACACTTGAATCACTACAAAGCATTGGAATACATTACGCCACATTTAATGAACATCCTGAACAAGCTGTCGATGCTCATGAGAAAGATTTACTCATTGCGCTAGAAAAATACGGCTTACCAAAAGCAAAGTTTTGGGTACTTGGGTTTGGAGAAGGTAGATATGTAATAACCGTAGATGAAGATGAACGAGAAGTAGAGTGA
- a CDS encoding class I SAM-dependent methyltransferase, translating into MNNHQVCSIDHAKSLDNKLRGIIQNPNKILGNYINKGMLVIDIGCGPGFFTTTMAELVGDKGKVIAIDLQEKMLEFLKDKIRGTKLEEIIITHQCSERSLELSAEADFILAFYMVHEVPCQKTFFQEVKSLIKLDGKVLVVEPFFHVSNRSFQKTKEIVSNMGFEIIEEPNMFMCRSIVLKSKS; encoded by the coding sequence ATGAATAATCATCAAGTATGCTCTATTGATCATGCAAAGAGCCTAGATAATAAATTGAGGGGAATCATCCAGAACCCAAATAAAATACTGGGGAATTACATTAATAAAGGTATGTTGGTAATAGATATTGGTTGTGGTCCAGGCTTTTTTACCACTACCATGGCAGAACTAGTTGGAGATAAAGGCAAAGTTATTGCAATCGACTTGCAAGAAAAAATGCTAGAATTCCTAAAGGATAAAATTCGCGGGACAAAACTTGAAGAAATCATTATAACGCATCAATGTTCAGAAAGAAGTTTAGAACTATCTGCTGAAGCAGATTTTATATTAGCTTTCTATATGGTGCATGAAGTTCCTTGTCAAAAAACATTCTTTCAAGAAGTTAAATCATTAATCAAGCTAGATGGCAAGGTCCTTGTAGTTGAGCCATTCTTCCATGTCAGCAATAGATCCTTTCAAAAAACAAAAGAAATAGTAAGTAATATGGGATTCGAGATTATAGAAGAACCAAATATGTTTATGTGTCGTTCTATCGTATTAAAAAGCAAGAGTTAA
- a CDS encoding stalk domain-containing protein, giving the protein MMYQKERYWGDDIVNLQSRISRIVSWQMITISIFIWGIMFLFSSYVIYATEENEWSLFVDGTNVFPDVAPSPTNEDIAIPVRFVVENLGGTVNWEPYTKVVTGKIEDQTFHIQFDTLTHQVVTFKMNEKDLPTNVANIHLQSGRTMVPIQVVEKLINSKIYQDPELQLLHVKPSQEHQLEHLLKRAADADQHLLNTLKTLRTTQLKQLQDRLRTYYSTKVSNAIIEYYYHKSPNGVYTIVPTDAPISITPVHQIETIKLQKNNDRTGESFFLSVVKKQKMFATYKVHSLYEFQLINKQWIIVEITHQLVDNKENGTGKYGGGI; this is encoded by the coding sequence ATGATGTACCAAAAAGAAAGATATTGGGGTGATGATATTGTGAACCTTCAAAGTAGAATAAGTAGAATCGTCAGTTGGCAAATGATTACAATCAGCATTTTTATATGGGGAATTATGTTCCTATTCTCTTCCTATGTTATCTATGCCACTGAGGAGAATGAGTGGTCGCTGTTTGTTGATGGAACAAATGTTTTTCCTGATGTAGCACCTAGCCCCACTAATGAAGATATTGCAATACCTGTACGCTTTGTTGTTGAGAATTTAGGCGGTACTGTGAATTGGGAGCCCTATACCAAAGTAGTAACTGGTAAGATTGAAGACCAAACCTTTCACATTCAATTTGATACCCTTACCCACCAAGTAGTAACGTTCAAAATGAATGAGAAAGACTTGCCAACAAATGTTGCAAACATTCATTTGCAATCAGGACGTACAATGGTTCCAATCCAAGTTGTAGAAAAGTTAATTAATTCAAAAATATATCAAGACCCCGAGTTGCAATTACTACATGTAAAGCCTTCCCAAGAGCATCAGTTGGAACACTTATTAAAGAGAGCAGCAGATGCAGATCAACACCTTTTGAATACTTTGAAAACCCTCCGAACTACGCAGTTGAAGCAACTCCAGGATCGACTAAGAACGTACTATTCCACAAAAGTGTCCAATGCAATTATAGAATATTATTATCATAAAAGTCCAAATGGAGTCTATACAATTGTTCCAACGGATGCCCCTATCTCAATCACGCCTGTTCATCAAATCGAGACTATAAAACTACAAAAAAACAACGATAGAACGGGAGAAAGCTTTTTTTTATCAGTAGTAAAGAAACAAAAAATGTTTGCCACATATAAAGTTCACTCCTTGTATGAATTTCAACTGATCAACAAACAATGGATAATAGTTGAAATTACTCATCAATTAGTAGACAATAAAGAGAATGGAACGGGTAAATATGGAGGCGGAATATAA
- the selA gene encoding L-seryl-tRNA(Sec) selenium transferase: MSQKYRKLPAVGKLLQSPIVKSWLSEYPLSKISKAASSLVDQMRCEIEELLPDDFQESVVLRRLKAMLEKDLQPNLKRVINATGVVLHTNLGRAILSKESTDMIVQVAESYNNLELNLDSGKRGSRYSHVEDLLCELTGAEAAMVVNNNAAAVLLVLREMAMGGEVIVSRGELVEIGGSFRVSEVMKESQATMVEVGTTNKTHLYDYENHITEATKLLLKVHTSNFRVVGFTKSVSSEELVELGNKKGIPVYEDLGSGMLFDLKARRIGDEPTVQEVVKSGVDIVSFSGDKLLGGPQAGIIVGKKKYIDRIKKNQLNRALRVDKFTVAALQGTLLHYVKEEYEKIPTLQLITETEEQQLEKAHMLVNQIKESKLAIECEIIPGFSQIGGGALPLEQLPTHLVSIAYPNHSVSRAVDFMRQAPNPVVPRVFQDRIQLDVRTILPEEFPLVVETLKFVEKRCSNE; encoded by the coding sequence ATGAGTCAGAAATATAGGAAATTACCGGCAGTAGGAAAGTTGTTGCAGAGCCCGATTGTGAAAAGTTGGCTATCAGAATACCCACTCTCTAAAATTTCGAAGGCAGCTAGTTCTTTGGTCGATCAAATGAGATGCGAGATTGAAGAATTGCTACCAGATGATTTTCAAGAGAGTGTGGTATTGCGTCGTTTAAAGGCAATGTTGGAAAAGGATCTTCAACCAAATCTCAAAAGGGTCATCAATGCTACGGGCGTTGTCTTACATACGAATTTAGGACGAGCTATTTTATCTAAAGAATCAACTGATATGATTGTTCAAGTGGCTGAGTCCTACAATAACTTAGAACTAAATCTTGACTCAGGAAAGCGTGGGTCTCGATACTCCCATGTTGAAGATTTATTGTGTGAATTAACTGGGGCAGAGGCGGCAATGGTTGTCAATAACAATGCAGCTGCCGTGTTACTTGTCTTGCGAGAGATGGCAATGGGCGGGGAAGTCATTGTATCCCGCGGTGAACTTGTTGAGATTGGTGGTTCCTTCCGTGTATCAGAAGTGATGAAGGAAAGTCAAGCCACCATGGTGGAAGTAGGAACGACGAACAAGACGCATTTATACGATTACGAAAATCATATTACTGAAGCAACGAAGCTTTTATTAAAAGTTCATACGAGTAATTTTCGAGTTGTCGGTTTCACGAAAAGTGTTAGCTCTGAGGAACTTGTAGAGCTTGGGAACAAAAAGGGTATTCCTGTTTATGAGGATTTAGGCAGTGGGATGCTGTTTGACTTGAAGGCACGGAGAATTGGTGATGAACCAACTGTGCAGGAAGTAGTAAAATCAGGGGTAGACATTGTTTCGTTTAGTGGAGACAAGCTATTAGGAGGACCCCAAGCAGGTATTATTGTCGGAAAGAAAAAGTACATAGATCGAATCAAGAAAAACCAACTCAATCGCGCATTGCGTGTTGATAAATTCACAGTGGCAGCCTTGCAAGGAACGTTACTTCATTATGTCAAAGAAGAATATGAGAAGATTCCTACTTTACAGTTAATCACAGAAACAGAAGAGCAACAGTTAGAAAAAGCTCATATGTTGGTGAATCAAATTAAGGAAAGTAAACTAGCAATTGAATGCGAGATTATACCTGGATTTTCACAAATAGGGGGTGGCGCTTTGCCGCTAGAGCAGCTACCTACCCATTTAGTGTCGATTGCATATCCGAATCATAGTGTATCACGAGCAGTGGATTTCATGAGACAAGCCCCGAATCCTGTGGTTCCAAGGGTATTCCAAGATAGAATTCAATTAGACGTACGTACCATTTTGCCTGAGGAGTTTCCGTTAGTGGTTGAAACACTCAAATTTGTTGAAAAGAGGTGTTCTAATGAATAA